From the genome of Winogradskyella forsetii, one region includes:
- a CDS encoding N-acetylneuraminate synthase family protein: MEYNEMNDHNPYIIAEIAQAHDGSLGMAHAYIDAVAKTGCHAIKFQTHIAEAESSVHEPFRVKFSKQDATRLEYWRRMEFSLKQWKEIKTHCDDVGIEFMSSPFSNAAVDLLEEVGVRRYKVGSGEVNNLVLLEKIAQTGKPVIISSGMSSFKELDQTIAFLKDRQVDVSVLQCTTAYPTKPEEFGLNVISELKNRYNIPVGFSDHSSSVEACIAAVALGAEILEFHVVFDKDMFGPDAKASLDFKETTQLVKAARNIAISIENPIDKSDNTNFSELKSIFEKSLAINTDLKKGHVICFSDLETKKPKGCGIDASLFHEVIGKSLNKDLLQWSFLNREDLV, from the coding sequence ATGGAATATAATGAAATGAATGATCATAATCCCTATATTATCGCCGAAATAGCACAAGCACATGATGGTAGTTTAGGTATGGCTCATGCCTATATTGATGCAGTTGCCAAAACAGGATGCCATGCCATAAAGTTTCAAACACATATTGCCGAGGCAGAAAGTAGTGTCCATGAACCGTTTAGAGTGAAATTTTCCAAACAAGATGCCACCCGGTTAGAGTATTGGAGACGTATGGAGTTTTCCCTAAAACAGTGGAAAGAAATTAAAACACATTGCGATGACGTCGGTATTGAGTTTATGAGTTCGCCATTTAGTAATGCTGCTGTGGATTTATTAGAGGAGGTCGGTGTGCGACGCTACAAAGTAGGATCTGGAGAAGTTAATAACTTGGTGTTATTAGAAAAGATTGCACAAACAGGTAAACCAGTAATCATATCTTCTGGTATGAGTTCTTTTAAAGAATTGGATCAAACCATAGCATTTTTAAAAGATAGACAAGTTGATGTTTCCGTTTTGCAATGTACTACGGCATATCCCACAAAACCAGAAGAGTTTGGTCTAAATGTAATTTCAGAATTAAAAAATAGATATAATATTCCCGTTGGGTTTTCCGATCATTCATCTTCCGTAGAAGCTTGTATCGCAGCAGTTGCTTTAGGGGCTGAGATTTTGGAATTTCATGTGGTGTTCGATAAGGATATGTTTGGGCCCGATGCAAAGGCGTCTTTAGATTTTAAAGAGACAACCCAATTGGTAAAAGCAGCACGGAATATTGCAATATCAATTGAGAACCCCATTGATAAATCAGACAATACTAATTTTTCAGAATTAAAAAGTATATTTGAAAAATCGTTGGCTATTAATACCGACTTAAAGAAAGGTCATGTAATTTGTTTTTCAGACTTAGAAACAAAAAAACCAAAAGGATGTGGTATTGATGCCTCATTATTTCATGAAGTTATAGGTAAAAGTTTAAACAAAGATCTTTTGCAGTGGTCTTTTTTAAATAGAGAAGATTTGGTCTAA
- a CDS encoding O-methyltransferase: MNDKKFCIDSYKYFSDKEGNQHIASLYALEKIIDIVNINKPKRILEIGLGIGSIAYTVMKYTEVSALNMTYEGTEANEFCLNAIKENLGKYSKDIKVYQSLDELKPSKKYDLVIIDGSDDSLKKVKDIISEHGVIFIEGCRALQLETINNLFPKHKYASCVADYKNPDFGPFPSKNWSGGGQLIYINPNLLQAKHYVKERVKTSFTYKFTRKFYTERKII, encoded by the coding sequence ATGAATGATAAAAAATTTTGTATAGATAGTTATAAGTATTTTAGTGATAAAGAAGGGAATCAACATATTGCTTCGCTTTATGCCCTTGAAAAAATAATAGATATTGTTAATATTAATAAACCAAAACGGATACTTGAGATTGGTTTGGGAATTGGCAGCATTGCATATACAGTAATGAAATATACTGAGGTTTCTGCATTAAATATGACTTATGAGGGAACTGAAGCAAATGAGTTTTGTTTAAATGCCATAAAGGAAAATTTGGGTAAGTATTCTAAAGATATTAAGGTTTACCAAAGTTTAGATGAGTTAAAACCCAGTAAAAAATATGATTTGGTAATTATTGATGGATCGGATGATTCTTTAAAAAAGGTAAAAGATATTATTTCGGAACATGGTGTTATTTTTATAGAAGGATGTCGAGCTCTACAGTTAGAAACAATCAATAACCTTTTTCCTAAGCATAAATATGCAAGTTGCGTTGCAGACTATAAAAATCCTGATTTCGGACCATTCCCCTCCAAAAATTGGTCAGGTGGAGGGCAATTAATATATATAAACCCTAACCTCTTGCAAGCTAAGCATTACGTAAAAGAAAGAGTGAAAACTTCATTTACATATAAGTTTACAAGAAAATTCTATACTGAACGAAAAATAATTTAA
- the neuC gene encoding UDP-N-acetylglucosamine 2-epimerase, whose amino-acid sequence MSHRKIAVVITARPSYSRVKTVLKAIQDNPSLELQLIVAASALLERYGSAVNYIINDGFEIAAKVFNVLEGENLTAAAKTTGIGILELSTVFENLKPDIVVTVADRFETMATAIAASYMNIPLAHIQGGEVTGNIDEKVRHAITKLADYHFVASEDAHNRVLKLGEEPKMIFNTGCPSIDIAKDIANSDKLPFDPYKIYGGVGASPDLSKGYVVVMQHPVTTEYKDSRRHVEETLAVVSQLNLPVLWFWPNVDAGADGTSSGIRSYREHHELNHVHFFKNMKGDDFLNLLNHASCLVGNSSVGIRECAYLGVPVVNIGTRQNRRERGENVIDVPYKRDAIYKAIQNQIKIKKTSKSLVYGDGNAGEKIANHLRQLPLKFHKTIVY is encoded by the coding sequence ATGTCTCATCGAAAAATAGCTGTAGTTATTACAGCTCGTCCTTCATATAGTCGTGTTAAAACAGTATTAAAAGCTATTCAGGATAACCCTAGTTTAGAACTTCAACTTATTGTGGCAGCATCTGCCTTGTTAGAACGTTATGGGTCAGCAGTGAACTATATTATTAATGATGGCTTCGAAATTGCGGCAAAAGTGTTTAATGTTTTGGAAGGTGAAAATTTAACCGCAGCGGCCAAAACAACAGGTATTGGTATTTTGGAATTATCCACTGTATTCGAAAATTTAAAGCCAGATATCGTAGTGACTGTTGCAGATCGATTTGAAACTATGGCAACAGCAATAGCAGCTTCCTATATGAATATCCCTTTGGCTCATATACAAGGAGGGGAAGTTACAGGAAACATTGATGAAAAAGTAAGACATGCCATTACAAAATTGGCGGATTATCATTTTGTTGCATCAGAGGACGCTCATAATCGTGTGCTAAAATTAGGGGAAGAGCCGAAAATGATTTTTAATACGGGCTGTCCTTCAATTGATATTGCGAAAGATATTGCCAATTCAGATAAGTTACCTTTTGATCCTTATAAAATTTACGGTGGTGTTGGTGCCTCTCCAGATTTGTCAAAGGGTTATGTTGTTGTTATGCAACATCCTGTAACTACGGAATACAAAGATTCTAGAAGGCATGTAGAAGAAACCTTAGCTGTGGTAAGCCAGTTAAACTTACCGGTTTTATGGTTTTGGCCTAACGTAGATGCAGGAGCCGATGGTACGTCTTCGGGAATCCGTTCTTATAGGGAACATCATGAGTTGAATCACGTCCATTTTTTTAAAAATATGAAAGGTGATGATTTTTTGAATCTTTTAAATCACGCGTCCTGTTTGGTTGGTAATTCTAGTGTAGGTATTAGGGAATGTGCTTACTTAGGTGTGCCTGTAGTTAATATTGGTACGAGACAAAATAGAAGAGAACGCGGTGAAAATGTAATTGATGTGCCTTATAAACGAGATGCAATATATAAAGCCATACAAAATCAAATTAAAATAAAAAAAACATCGAAGTCCTTAGTTTATGGAGATGGTAATGCGGGTGAGAAAATAGCAAACCATTTAAGGCAATTGCCTCTCAAATTTCATAAAACGATAGTCTATTAA
- a CDS encoding acylneuraminate cytidylyltransferase family protein: MRVLGIIPARGGSKGVPGKNIKMLGGKPLLQYTSEVALHSKYLNKVVLSSDDDAIIEKGKALGLEVPFKRPQDLATDQSPTLPVILHALDFYAAQEEFFDAVCLLQVTSPFRKLEFLESAIQKFIQNKTDSLISVLEVPHEYNPHWVFKEDKEGELKIATGDTNIISRRQDLPKSFHRDGSIYLTKTEVLRDESSLYGDSISFIESPKDFHVNIDTLADWKKAEKLVTYFNK; the protein is encoded by the coding sequence ATGAGGGTTTTAGGAATTATACCAGCTCGTGGAGGTTCTAAAGGTGTGCCTGGTAAAAACATTAAAATGTTGGGCGGTAAACCACTCTTACAATATACAAGTGAAGTGGCATTGCATTCAAAATACCTAAATAAGGTTGTATTAAGTTCTGATGATGATGCTATTATAGAAAAGGGGAAAGCGTTAGGATTAGAAGTGCCGTTCAAAAGACCACAGGATTTAGCAACGGACCAATCACCTACATTGCCCGTAATATTGCATGCATTGGATTTTTATGCTGCTCAAGAAGAATTCTTTGACGCCGTGTGTTTATTACAAGTAACATCTCCTTTTCGTAAACTTGAATTTTTGGAAAGTGCTATTCAAAAGTTTATTCAAAATAAAACAGATTCTTTAATTTCAGTATTGGAAGTACCACATGAGTATAATCCGCATTGGGTCTTTAAAGAGGATAAGGAGGGTGAGTTAAAAATCGCAACTGGTGATACAAATATTATTTCCCGAAGACAAGATTTGCCAAAATCTTTTCATAGAGATGGAAGTATATATTTAACCAAAACTGAGGTGCTTAGAGACGAGTCATCACTTTATGGTGATAGTATTTCTTTCATAGAATCTCCTAAAGATTTTCATGTTAATATAGATACTTTGGCTGATTGGAAAAAAGCAGAGAAACTAGTTACGTATTTCAACAAATAA
- a CDS encoding UDP-glycosyltransferase, with product MEKKQKKILLIIPDGVSLRNFVYTSFYKQAQAMGLEFVFLNLTPLPLTDLGLKEVVPNQMRQHPLTDSYKNAKKRVELNQFIKRFNDKVYHKYWFPLKNSGYKSVIKNNITKILIGIFNSEKGLLTIRRRIKNLESKTAYYKSCYEIIKQEQPDLVYCASQRAVLAIAPIQAAKELDIPTVGFVFSWDNLPKSMLDVETDYYHVWSEHMKQELLRYYPFVKEIQITVTGTPQFEPHFNSDLKVSKADFYNYHGLDKKITYFCFSGDDITTSPQDPLYLRDVALAIENLNKDGYQLGIIFRRCPVDFSDRFDAVLEEFKNSIVPVAPLWKVVEDGWNAKLPTPADQKLLVSLTEHTAGVINLGSSMVFDYVSHLKPCGYMNYHYTANNVVEKGVHVYDYVHFRSMPKTNAVYWLDSPEHIKDSLLNMLDTSTNGIIKNGTQWFQYINMHPATEASNRILHNICSLVDK from the coding sequence TTGGAAAAAAAACAAAAAAAAATCCTATTAATAATACCAGACGGTGTAAGTCTAAGAAACTTTGTTTACACATCGTTTTATAAACAGGCACAAGCCATGGGTTTGGAATTTGTTTTTCTGAATTTAACCCCTTTACCTCTTACAGATCTAGGATTGAAAGAAGTGGTGCCGAACCAGATGAGACAGCATCCATTAACAGATAGCTATAAGAATGCTAAAAAGCGAGTGGAACTGAATCAATTTATTAAAAGATTTAATGATAAAGTATATCATAAATATTGGTTTCCGTTAAAAAATTCAGGATATAAAAGTGTTATAAAAAATAATATTACCAAGATATTAATTGGAATTTTCAATAGCGAAAAAGGGCTGTTAACCATTCGCAGACGTATTAAAAATTTAGAAAGTAAAACGGCTTATTATAAGTCTTGCTACGAAATTATTAAACAAGAGCAACCTGATCTTGTGTATTGTGCAAGTCAGCGTGCAGTTCTGGCTATTGCACCTATTCAAGCTGCAAAAGAGTTAGACATTCCAACCGTAGGTTTTGTGTTTTCATGGGATAATTTACCTAAATCTATGCTCGATGTAGAAACCGATTATTACCATGTTTGGTCGGAACACATGAAACAAGAGTTGCTGAGGTACTATCCATTTGTAAAAGAAATTCAAATTACGGTTACGGGAACACCGCAGTTTGAACCTCATTTTAATTCTGACTTGAAAGTTAGCAAAGCAGATTTTTATAACTACCATGGCTTAGATAAAAAAATCACCTATTTCTGTTTTAGTGGAGATGATATCACAACATCGCCTCAAGACCCTTTGTATTTAAGGGATGTTGCTTTGGCTATAGAAAATCTGAATAAGGATGGGTATCAACTGGGAATAATATTCAGGCGGTGTCCTGTGGATTTTTCGGATCGATTTGATGCAGTTTTAGAAGAATTTAAAAATAGTATTGTACCCGTTGCACCTTTATGGAAAGTTGTGGAAGATGGATGGAATGCCAAATTGCCAACTCCAGCAGATCAAAAGTTATTAGTTTCTTTAACAGAACACACAGCAGGCGTCATCAATTTAGGCTCGTCTATGGTATTCGATTATGTGTCACACCTAAAACCTTGTGGCTATATGAATTACCATTATACGGCGAATAATGTAGTTGAAAAAGGTGTCCATGTCTATGACTATGTTCATTTTAGATCAATGCCTAAGACCAATGCAGTTTACTGGTTAGACAGCCCGGAGCATATAAAGGATAGTTTACTAAACATGCTAGATACATCAACGAACGGAATAATTAAAAACGGAACACAGTGGTTTCAATATATAAATATGCATCCTGCAACTGAGGCGTCAAATCGTATTTTGCACAACATTTGTAGCTTGGTTGATAAATAA
- a CDS encoding glycosyltransferase family 4 protein: MKIGFITPEYPHPKIKQVAGLGTSIGNLIQALEAKGHTIYVFVYGHSEDDFFVERNIHYYLIGDISYTFGKWYRYRKHIQNVVQDIIRKESLQIIEVPDWTGISAFMKFSVPMVMRFHGSDCYFCHLEGRQQKWKNKLFEHLAVKGANAYIAPTTFAGQLTKSLFKISDQKIIETICHGLQINEFKNLEPSIFESRTMLYMGTIVRKKGVLELSSIFNLVKVQIPDARLIVIGSDASDISTGSSSTWELMKQEIKDSYLKDVEYIGRIPYNEVQTFIKKAHACVFPTFAESFGMVTVEAMALQKPVVNSNIGWAQELMEDGKSGFLVDPKAHQVYADKIITLFQDENLCQRIGKEARRYVELHFNMKNQAVKNIEFYNKILEL, encoded by the coding sequence ATGAAAATTGGTTTTATTACTCCAGAATATCCTCATCCTAAGATTAAGCAAGTTGCAGGTCTTGGGACAAGTATCGGGAATTTAATACAAGCTTTGGAAGCAAAAGGTCATACGATTTATGTTTTCGTTTATGGTCATAGTGAAGATGATTTTTTTGTAGAACGTAATATTCATTATTATTTAATTGGAGATATATCTTATACTTTTGGAAAATGGTATAGATATAGAAAGCATATTCAAAATGTCGTCCAGGATATTATTCGAAAAGAATCTTTACAGATTATAGAGGTGCCGGACTGGACCGGTATTTCAGCTTTTATGAAATTTTCAGTGCCAATGGTCATGAGATTTCATGGTAGCGATTGTTATTTTTGCCATTTAGAAGGGCGTCAACAGAAATGGAAAAATAAGTTATTTGAACATTTGGCAGTTAAAGGAGCAAATGCATATATCGCACCGACAACTTTCGCAGGCCAATTAACGAAGTCCTTATTTAAGATTTCAGATCAGAAAATTATTGAAACCATTTGCCATGGTTTACAAATAAACGAATTTAAGAATTTAGAACCTTCCATATTTGAGTCACGAACAATGCTCTATATGGGTACCATAGTCAGAAAAAAAGGAGTACTAGAGTTGTCCTCAATATTCAATTTAGTAAAAGTGCAGATTCCAGATGCTAGGTTGATTGTAATTGGTAGTGATGCATCGGATATTTCAACAGGAAGTTCTTCAACGTGGGAATTAATGAAGCAAGAAATTAAGGACAGTTACTTGAAAGATGTTGAATATATAGGGAGAATTCCCTATAACGAAGTGCAAACTTTCATTAAAAAAGCACATGCTTGTGTTTTTCCTACGTTTGCTGAGTCTTTTGGTATGGTCACAGTAGAGGCCATGGCTTTACAAAAGCCTGTTGTCAATAGTAATATTGGTTGGGCCCAAGAATTAATGGAGGATGGAAAAAGCGGTTTTTTAGTCGATCCGAAAGCACATCAAGTTTATGCAGACAAAATAATTACCTTGTTCCAAGATGAAAACTTATGTCAAAGAATAGGGAAGGAGGCAAGACGTTATGTTGAATTGCATTTTAATATGAAGAATCAGGCCGTTAAAAACATTGAGTTTTATAATAAAATACTTGAATTATGA
- a CDS encoding glycosyltransferase family 2 protein encodes MIVLLHNENKVIRVYNTEGLNAIEISTHLSIIRVLYDLAETFPNNVLVWSHISHEKAINFHKIENTIVLKNEMCSFSTVPYLPDAIGYVDQSPFISVNRKVKYPTWVMSSQIGAIHASQMIKFKTIVEDNDFGYALNSIAKLGMPRGLFCYSEPGLFINDTNIINQRASIGTLFKFVKQHYKIQWIFFLFLTYLWYEKRIKIIGLIMSLFYSHRYFQEVIEPVPNSNGSLQIEKPSMDVVIPTIGRKKFLYDVLQDLRHQTVLPNRVIIIEQNPLEDSNSELDYLTTETWPFIIDHTFTHQAGACNARNIAINKVTSDWLFFADDDIRIEKGFVESVFYNLKKYNANACVLSCLLEGQIQTYTEFHQTSIFGSGCSVVKTNFAKKVDFDEKLEFGFGEDYLYGLELRNNGANVVYFPSPAIIHLKASIGGFRTKYVQPWENEKIQPKPSPTIMYVNLKYKTVTQLLGSKALLFLKMFARTELSKKVTLYKQFNLRWKASKSWAKKL; translated from the coding sequence ATGATTGTACTGCTTCATAATGAAAATAAAGTAATTCGAGTTTATAATACCGAAGGTTTAAATGCCATAGAGATATCAACACATTTATCTATTATTAGGGTGTTGTATGATTTAGCCGAAACATTTCCAAATAACGTTTTAGTATGGAGCCATATTTCCCATGAAAAAGCTATTAATTTTCATAAGATAGAAAATACTATTGTTCTGAAAAATGAAATGTGTTCGTTTTCTACTGTACCATACTTACCAGACGCCATAGGTTATGTAGATCAATCACCATTTATTAGTGTTAACAGAAAAGTAAAATATCCAACTTGGGTGATGAGTTCCCAAATAGGTGCTATACATGCTAGTCAGATGATTAAGTTTAAAACTATTGTTGAAGACAATGACTTTGGTTATGCTTTAAATTCAATTGCAAAATTAGGAATGCCAAGAGGATTATTTTGCTATTCTGAGCCAGGATTATTCATAAATGACACTAACATAATAAATCAGAGAGCATCAATAGGAACTTTATTCAAATTTGTCAAGCAACATTATAAAATACAGTGGATTTTCTTTTTGTTCCTAACTTATTTATGGTACGAAAAAAGGATTAAAATAATAGGGTTGATAATGTCTTTATTTTATTCACATCGCTATTTTCAGGAAGTTATTGAGCCTGTTCCCAATTCAAATGGGTCATTACAAATTGAGAAACCCTCTATGGATGTTGTTATCCCGACTATTGGTAGAAAGAAATTTTTATATGATGTATTACAAGATCTAAGGCATCAAACTGTTTTGCCAAATCGTGTTATTATCATTGAACAAAACCCTCTAGAAGATAGTAATTCTGAGTTGGACTATTTAACCACAGAAACTTGGCCTTTTATAATAGACCATACATTTACGCATCAGGCAGGTGCTTGTAATGCTCGAAATATTGCTATAAATAAAGTGACAAGTGATTGGTTGTTCTTTGCAGATGATGATATACGAATAGAAAAAGGATTTGTTGAATCGGTTTTTTACAACCTGAAAAAATATAACGCTAACGCCTGTGTTCTAAGTTGTTTATTGGAGGGACAAATACAAACCTACACAGAGTTTCATCAGACTTCTATATTCGGATCCGGTTGTTCAGTTGTAAAAACCAACTTTGCTAAAAAAGTAGATTTTGATGAAAAACTGGAATTTGGCTTTGGAGAAGATTATCTATATGGTTTGGAATTAAGAAATAATGGGGCAAATGTTGTATATTTTCCTAGTCCAGCAATAATTCATCTAAAAGCATCCATAGGTGGATTTCGAACAAAATATGTGCAGCCATGGGAAAATGAAAAAATACAACCAAAGCCATCTCCAACAATTATGTATGTCAATCTTAAATATAAAACTGTAACACAATTATTGGGTAGTAAAGCCTTATTATTCTTAAAAATGTTTGCGCGGACTGAGCTTTCTAAAAAGGTAACTTTATACAAACAGTTTAACTTGAGATGGAAGGCTTCTAAATCTTGGGCCAAAAAACTATAA
- a CDS encoding glycosyltransferase family 47 protein, with protein MLNVYTYTSFLTPEHRGRVFPLLLDLWYKKDTNIARYYSITDRIKDANIIILPLEYNYIKALQPQLKFKFLQLAQAYSIPLWIYTGGDFGYSFKEKEIYNFRLGGFHSKMNDQTFIMPSFIVDPYQFVLKREFKPNTKSILPKIGFVGHADGGFLKLIKEYVAYLKVNVFGRFIKQQHIDYQSFYPSSIKRAQILNKLNNNENLHSNFIFRSQYRAGIQTESDKAQSTIEFFENMEKSGYIFCLRGVGNFSVRLYETLAMGRIPVLINTDCRLPMDWKIDWLKHIVHIESFKIKDIETNIVDFHKRLSISEFVNLQFENRTLWKKHMNRNAFFIEIYNVFKEQ; from the coding sequence ATGTTAAATGTATATACATATACTTCATTTCTTACTCCGGAGCACAGAGGTCGAGTATTTCCTTTATTATTGGATCTTTGGTATAAAAAGGACACTAATATTGCAAGATATTATTCTATAACTGACCGCATAAAGGACGCAAATATTATAATTCTACCTCTGGAATATAATTATATAAAAGCTTTACAACCTCAATTAAAATTTAAGTTTTTACAGTTGGCACAAGCCTATAGCATACCTTTGTGGATATACACTGGTGGAGATTTTGGTTATTCGTTTAAAGAAAAGGAAATTTATAATTTCAGACTCGGAGGTTTTCATTCTAAAATGAATGATCAAACATTTATAATGCCTTCATTTATAGTGGATCCCTATCAGTTCGTTTTAAAACGTGAATTTAAGCCCAATACCAAATCTATCTTGCCTAAAATTGGTTTTGTTGGTCATGCCGATGGTGGGTTCTTAAAACTTATAAAAGAATATGTGGCTTATTTAAAAGTTAACGTCTTTGGAAGATTTATAAAGCAACAGCATATAGATTATCAATCATTTTATCCATCGAGTATAAAAAGAGCTCAAATTTTAAATAAATTAAACAATAACGAAAATCTTCATTCAAACTTTATATTCAGAAGTCAATACAGGGCAGGAATTCAAACAGAATCAGATAAAGCTCAGTCCACTATTGAGTTTTTTGAAAACATGGAAAAATCAGGTTATATATTTTGTTTACGTGGCGTAGGCAATTTTTCCGTACGCTTATATGAAACTCTGGCCATGGGAAGAATACCTGTATTAATAAATACGGATTGTAGGTTGCCAATGGATTGGAAAATTGATTGGCTTAAACATATAGTGCATATTGAAAGCTTTAAAATTAAGGATATAGAAACAAATATTGTAGATTTTCATAAGCGGTTAAGTATTTCGGAATTTGTTAACTTGCAATTCGAAAATAGAACCTTGTGGAAAAAACACATGAATAGGAATGCCTTTTTTATAGAAATATACAATGTGTTTAAAGAGCAATAA
- a CDS encoding glycosyltransferase family 2 protein translates to MKFSLIVCTYMRPIALMDLLKTVETQDLYPNEILIIDGSSNNETRDMLVVNEFKNLSYFKVDDEDRGLTKQRNYGISKVSDKSEVVCFLDDDITLSTSYFKSLIGTYEQKPEALGVGGYIIKEVCWENSNVEASSNYFCIDGWKRKEPSRFKARKALGLHPDVWPGILPSFSHMRAISFLPPSGKVYPVELFMGGVASYKKSVFQSLSFSTYFEGYGLYEDADFCLRLSKIGQLYVNTAATCEHHHEAEGRPNMYKYGKMVIRNGWYIWRVKYNNPKLKARLKWHLTAFLLMNLNFIGGIKSMNKNFEIQESFGRAVGWWSLLFDKPEIKHHD, encoded by the coding sequence ATGAAGTTTTCTTTAATTGTATGCACATATATGCGACCAATTGCGCTGATGGATTTATTAAAAACTGTGGAAACACAGGATTTGTATCCAAATGAGATTCTGATTATAGATGGCTCTTCTAATAATGAAACTAGGGATATGCTCGTTGTAAATGAATTTAAGAATCTCAGCTATTTTAAAGTCGATGACGAGGACAGAGGGCTAACCAAACAGCGCAATTATGGAATCTCTAAGGTGTCCGACAAAAGTGAGGTGGTTTGTTTTTTAGATGATGATATTACTTTAAGTACATCTTATTTCAAAAGCCTCATTGGAACTTATGAGCAAAAACCTGAAGCTTTAGGTGTTGGAGGTTATATTATTAAGGAAGTATGTTGGGAGAATTCAAATGTAGAGGCATCTTCAAATTATTTCTGCATTGATGGTTGGAAAAGAAAAGAACCAAGCAGGTTTAAAGCCCGAAAGGCATTGGGCTTACACCCAGATGTTTGGCCGGGCATATTACCGTCGTTTTCCCATATGCGAGCGATAAGTTTTTTACCGCCCTCAGGGAAAGTTTATCCGGTGGAACTATTTATGGGAGGCGTGGCTTCATATAAAAAATCAGTATTTCAATCCTTATCATTTTCAACCTATTTTGAAGGGTACGGACTTTATGAGGATGCAGATTTCTGTTTAAGATTATCTAAAATAGGGCAATTGTATGTAAATACTGCAGCAACATGCGAGCATCATCATGAGGCAGAGGGTCGTCCTAATATGTATAAATATGGTAAAATGGTCATTAGAAATGGATGGTATATTTGGCGCGTTAAATATAACAACCCTAAATTGAAAGCCAGATTAAAATGGCACCTAACAGCTTTTTTATTGATGAATTTGAATTTTATAGGAGGTATTAAATCTATGAATAAAAATTTTGAAATACAAGAAAGTTTTGGACGGGCAGTAGGATGGTGGAGCTTGCTATTTGATAAGCCGGAAATTAAACATCATGATTAG